The following are encoded together in the Culex pipiens pallens isolate TS chromosome 1, TS_CPP_V2, whole genome shotgun sequence genome:
- the LOC120429670 gene encoding cilia- and flagella-associated protein 36: MADDNSWVFDSLVCFLHGPVWNAPLQTFIEDKSIIFDPNLKPDEQNPEFRRVHDEYKNLVDYMLGTFMDEMHITPEQFEFACLEGRNSAAMSGASPSRAEGGGGDANTFSFHQGLFQQIWAANDIRIFIRMMTQRNVEIQLQALDLIERRQASQVSQDGGEGGPEEGEGREERGADTEVEIEQHIIKSVDDEVKENPMAAGSLVPNGPVGEDGTTLGEVAETSDKFQRLNLFFDQDKVNNDDMRVRQEYLRAQRDKILQIKKQARARQLNETIRKNPAERPASAQVAQKILEGGPDGTEPPESSMQLRKMLAQRLRNEVIEKD; encoded by the exons ATGGCCGACGACAACTCGTGGGTGTTCGACTCGCTGGTTTGCTTCCTGCACGGCCCGGTCTGGAACGCTCCGCTGCAGACCTTCATCGAGGACAAATCGATAA TTTTCGACCCTAACCTCAAACCGGACGAGCAAAATCCGGAGTTCCGGCGGGTTCACGACGAGTACAAGAACCTGGTGGACTACATGCTCGGCACGTTCATGGACGAGATGCACATTACGCCGGAACAGTTTGAGTTTGCCTGCCTGGAGGGTCGGAACTCGGCGGCCATGTCCGGGGCGTCTCCGAGTCGGGCTGAAGGAGGTGGAGGGGATGCCAACACGTTCTCCTTTCACCAGGGGCTGTTTCAGCAGATTTGGGCCGCGAATGACATTCGGATTTTCATCCGAATGATGACGCAGCGGAACGTGGAGATTCAGCTGCAGGCGCTGGACCTGATCGAGAGGAGACAGGCCTCGCAGGTTTCGCAGGACGGTGGGGAGGGAGGACCGGAGGAGGGAGAGGGGAGGGAGGAAAGGGG CGCAGACACCGAGGTGGAAATTGAGCAGCACATCATCAAGTCGGTGGACGACGAGGTGAAAGAAAACCCGATGGCCGCCGGGTCACTGGTGCCCAATGGACCCGTCGGGGAGGACGGAACAACGCTGGGCGAGGTGGCGGAAACGAGCGACAAGTTTCAGCGGCTTAACTTGTTCTTTGATCAGGATAAG GTCAACAACGACGACATGCGCGTCCGGCAGGAGTATCTGCGAGCCCAGCGGGACAAGATCCTGCAAATCAAGAAGCAGGCCCGGGCCCGCCAGCTCAACGAGACCATCCGGAAGAATCCGGCGGAACGGCCGGCGTCGGCCCAGGTCGCGCAGAAGATCTTGGAGGGTGGTCCGGACGGTACCGAGCCACCGGAATCCTCGATGCAGCTGCGCAAAATGCTCGCCCAGAGATTACGCAACGAGGTGATTGAAAAGGATTAG